One window of the Pseudofrankia sp. DC12 genome contains the following:
- a CDS encoding alpha/beta hydrolase fold domain-containing protein: PAGGARHYAGALDVADPLVSPLNGSLAGLAPLTVLCGTHDVLLTDSRRLAAGAAEAGVAVDYHEAPGLPHCYPLAPIPEAAAARTALVAACRADR; this comes from the coding sequence CCCCGCGGGGGGGGCCCGCCACTACGCCGGGGCGCTTGACGTGGCCGACCCGCTCGTCAGCCCGCTGAACGGCTCGCTCGCCGGTCTGGCCCCGCTGACCGTGCTGTGCGGCACCCACGACGTCCTGCTGACCGACAGCCGGCGCCTCGCCGCCGGCGCCGCCGAGGCTGGCGTGGCGGTCGACTACCACGAGGCGCCCGGCCTCCCGCACTGCTACCCGCTGGCGCCCATCCCCGAGGCCGCCGCCGCGCGCACGGCCCTCGTCGCTGCCTGCCGCGCCGACCGCTGA
- a CDS encoding cytochrome P450 translates to MTITNSNDVYYDPYDVETGADPFPVFRRLRNETPLYHNERYDFYALSRHEDVERALARNDIYISGRGVVLEQIRANMPIPPGTVIFEDPPTHGIHRSLLARLFTPRKIAALEPQIRDFTVRTLDPLVGAGGFDFIRDLALQLPMRVIGMLLGIPEQDQASVRDSYLGGQIGRPQEFEEGLLDGAMFADYIDWRAAHPSDDLMTELMTAEFTDEHGVSRRLTRDEVLAYVNILAAAGNETTGRLIGWTGKTLADHPDQRRELAQDPSLIPNAIEEILRFDPPALQTCRYVATDVEVHGQTVPAGSVMMLILASANRDPRRYPDPDPETFDIHRSIGQHLTFALGAHYCLGAALARLEGRVALDEVLRRFPDWEVDEANAHLVSTSTFRGWSRLPVRTA, encoded by the coding sequence ATGACGATCACGAACAGCAACGACGTCTACTACGACCCCTACGACGTCGAGACCGGCGCCGACCCCTTCCCGGTGTTCCGCCGCCTCCGTAATGAAACACCTCTGTATCACAACGAACGGTACGACTTCTACGCCCTCAGCCGCCACGAGGATGTCGAGCGGGCGCTCGCGCGCAACGACATCTACATCTCCGGCCGCGGCGTCGTGCTCGAGCAGATCCGGGCCAACATGCCCATCCCGCCCGGGACAGTGATCTTCGAGGACCCGCCGACGCACGGGATCCACCGCAGCCTGCTGGCCCGGCTCTTCACGCCGAGGAAGATCGCCGCCCTCGAGCCGCAGATCCGCGACTTCACCGTCCGCACCCTCGACCCACTTGTCGGCGCGGGCGGCTTCGACTTCATCAGGGACCTCGCGCTGCAGCTGCCGATGCGGGTGATCGGGATGCTGCTTGGCATCCCGGAGCAGGACCAGGCCAGCGTGCGCGACTCGTATCTGGGCGGCCAGATCGGGCGGCCTCAGGAGTTCGAGGAGGGCCTGCTCGACGGCGCGATGTTCGCCGACTACATCGACTGGCGGGCCGCGCACCCCTCGGACGACCTCATGACCGAGCTCATGACCGCGGAGTTCACCGACGAGCACGGGGTTTCCCGGCGGCTGACCCGCGACGAGGTCCTCGCCTACGTGAACATCCTCGCGGCCGCCGGCAACGAGACCACCGGCCGGCTCATCGGGTGGACCGGCAAGACGCTGGCCGACCACCCCGACCAGCGCCGCGAGCTCGCCCAGGACCCGTCCCTGATCCCGAACGCGATCGAGGAGATCCTTCGCTTCGACCCGCCCGCGCTGCAGACCTGCCGCTACGTCGCGACGGACGTCGAGGTCCACGGGCAGACCGTGCCGGCGGGCAGCGTGATGATGCTGATCCTCGCCTCCGCGAACCGCGACCCGCGCCGCTACCCCGACCCGGACCCGGAGACCTTCGACATCCACCGCTCGATCGGCCAGCACCTCACGTTCGCCCTCGGCGCCCACTACTGCCTCGGAGCGGCGCTCGCGCGGCTCGAGGGCCGGGTCGCCCTCGACGAGGTGCTGCGGCGCTTCCCCGACTGGGAGGTCGACGAGGCGAACGCCCACCTGGTCTCCACGTCGACGTTCCGCGGCTGGTCGCGGCTTCCCGTCCGCACCGCCTGA
- a CDS encoding OB-fold domain-containing protein, whose amino-acid sequence MSQSIPFVEYLVLGDSPHLVANECARCGARFFDRRNACAACFGTGFRKVGVATEGEVRAFTIVSLAAPGIPVPFVSATVDCGGTTVRANLINVEPTPEAVHVGMKVRFALQSVGTDEAGTEAVSFGFEPQR is encoded by the coding sequence GTGTCGCAGTCGATCCCGTTTGTCGAGTACCTGGTTCTCGGCGACAGCCCGCACCTCGTCGCGAACGAGTGTGCCCGCTGCGGGGCCCGGTTCTTCGACCGCCGCAATGCCTGCGCGGCCTGCTTCGGCACCGGGTTCCGCAAGGTCGGCGTCGCCACCGAGGGCGAGGTCCGGGCCTTCACGATCGTCTCGCTGGCCGCGCCGGGGATCCCGGTCCCGTTCGTCTCCGCGACCGTCGACTGTGGTGGTACCACCGTCCGCGCGAACCTGATCAACGTCGAGCCGACGCCCGAGGCGGTGCACGTCGGGATGAAGGTCCGTTTCGCGCTGCAGTCGGTCGGTACCGACGAGGCCGGCACCGAGGCCGTCAGCTTCGGCTTCGAGCCACAGCGCTGA
- a CDS encoding acyl-CoA dehydrogenase family protein, which produces MTGAGGEEIEGIESFRLRARAWIRGSLEPFSAEKAMGLRSVPAGEELAAVEYDRQLQRKFFDAGFAGICIPREYGGQGLTPAHQHAFNEELAGYECPTRFQIPTMAPCAAVLLDFGTEEQKRRHLPAILKGEEIWMQFLSEPSGGSDLAGALTSAVRQGDDWVLNGSKIWTTGAWWSDWALCLARTNWDVPKHRGLTVFLLPIRQPGIEVSQIEMLNGGKDFCQEYLTDVIVPDSDRVGDIDGGWSVCTRWMYHERTIFESAYVTHPAGSPRGGTVSTPLQVARDVGRLDDPLARDLIGEARMLEVAVRELSRRVGAGMRSRRMSDQSAAVSRLFGGIARARTATIRSEIAGAVAAAWSDDDRAAADTGLAYLMRQTSCIGGGTTEMARNVVAERVLGMPRERTLDRDVAFRDVPRSASRGS; this is translated from the coding sequence ATGACCGGCGCCGGCGGCGAGGAGATCGAGGGCATCGAGAGCTTCCGGCTGCGGGCGCGGGCCTGGATCCGGGGCAGCCTCGAGCCGTTCTCCGCCGAGAAGGCGATGGGGCTGCGCAGCGTCCCGGCGGGCGAGGAGCTCGCCGCCGTCGAGTACGACCGGCAGCTGCAGCGGAAGTTCTTCGACGCCGGGTTCGCCGGGATCTGCATCCCCCGCGAGTACGGCGGCCAGGGGCTCACCCCGGCGCACCAGCACGCCTTCAACGAGGAGCTCGCCGGCTACGAGTGCCCGACCCGGTTCCAGATTCCGACGATGGCGCCCTGCGCGGCAGTGCTGCTGGATTTCGGCACCGAGGAGCAGAAGCGCCGCCACCTCCCCGCCATCCTCAAGGGCGAGGAGATCTGGATGCAGTTCCTCTCCGAGCCCTCCGGTGGCTCGGACCTCGCCGGCGCGCTCACCTCCGCCGTGCGCCAGGGTGACGACTGGGTGCTCAACGGTTCGAAGATCTGGACGACGGGCGCATGGTGGTCCGACTGGGCGCTCTGCCTGGCCCGGACCAACTGGGACGTACCGAAGCATCGCGGGCTCACGGTCTTCCTCCTGCCGATCCGCCAGCCGGGCATCGAGGTCAGCCAGATCGAGATGCTCAACGGCGGCAAGGACTTCTGCCAGGAGTACCTCACCGACGTCATTGTTCCCGACAGCGACCGCGTCGGCGACATCGACGGCGGCTGGTCGGTGTGTACCCGCTGGATGTACCACGAGCGGACGATCTTCGAGTCGGCCTATGTCACCCACCCGGCGGGCTCCCCCCGCGGCGGCACCGTCTCCACCCCGCTGCAGGTCGCCCGCGACGTCGGCCGGCTCGACGACCCACTGGCCCGAGACCTCATCGGCGAGGCACGGATGCTCGAGGTAGCAGTCCGGGAACTGTCCCGACGGGTCGGCGCTGGCATGAGGAGCCGCCGGATGTCCGATCAGTCGGCCGCGGTGAGCCGGCTGTTCGGCGGCATCGCCCGAGCCCGTACGGCCACCATCAGGTCCGAGATCGCGGGTGCCGTCGCGGCGGCCTGGTCCGACGACGACCGAGCCGCGGCCGACACCGGCCTCGCCTACCTCATGCGCCAGACCTCATGCATCGGCGGCGGCACCACCGAGATGGCCCGCAACGTGGTCGCCGAACGGGTGCTCGGCATGCCGCGGGAACGCACGCTCGACCGCGACGTCGCCTTCCGGGACGTGCCCCGCAGCGCATCCCGCGGCTCGTGA
- a CDS encoding TetR family transcriptional regulator, with protein MVRVPEKSPGREAQRLETRQRVFDAAIAEFRRLGMGYADIGAIVAAAGVARSTFYFHFPTKEHVLAALERGEQEQLAAELAQFLASPRQLPDLLGEVVRLVT; from the coding sequence ATGGTGCGGGTGCCGGAGAAGTCGCCCGGGCGTGAGGCGCAGCGGCTCGAGACGCGACAGCGCGTGTTCGATGCCGCGATAGCGGAGTTCAGGCGTTTGGGTATGGGCTACGCGGATATCGGCGCGATTGTCGCCGCCGCGGGCGTGGCGCGAAGCACGTTCTACTTCCACTTCCCGACGAAGGAACACGTCCTCGCGGCGCTGGAGCGCGGCGAGCAGGAGCAACTGGCTGCGGAGCTTGCCCAGTTCCTTGCCTCGCCTCGCCAGCTGCCGGATCTCCTGGGCGAGGTCGTCCGCCTGGTGACG
- a CDS encoding aldehyde dehydrogenase family protein, with protein sequence MADTATTRHEARMLIDGKLIDGENGTFTNVNPATEEVLGEVADASRADMHRAIDAARRAFDDTDWSMNRAFRKRCLEQLQAALEAEREELREELISEVGCPRSLTHGPQLDAPLSNALSYPARLIDEFPWEIDLGDAIVEVTHQRAWRQVWHEPVGVVGAIVPWNFPFEVTLNKLGQALATGNTVVVKPAPDTPFNATRLGRLILERTDIPPGVVNFVTASDHLVGEELTLSPKVDLISFTGSTAVGKRIMEKGAATMKRLFLELGGKSATIVLEDADLAVACRSGIGPCVHAGQGCAIPTRMLLPRSRYAEGVAILRNMYENIVPGDPQDISSLCGPVISAKQRERVVGYIQKGIDEGATLLVGGTSPPAGRDKGFYVSPTLFVDVDNAMTIAQEEIFGPVLVVIPFDDEDDAVRIANDSVYGLAGNVISGSVEHSLAVARRVRTGSIGVNGAAAYGSDLPFGGYKASGIGRQNGHAGFRQYLETKSVAHPGY encoded by the coding sequence ATGGCTGACACCGCGACGACCCGGCACGAGGCCCGGATGCTGATCGACGGCAAGCTCATCGACGGCGAGAACGGCACGTTCACCAACGTCAACCCAGCCACGGAGGAGGTGCTCGGCGAGGTCGCGGACGCCTCCCGCGCCGATATGCACCGGGCCATCGATGCTGCCCGCCGGGCCTTCGACGACACCGACTGGTCGATGAACCGCGCATTCCGCAAGCGCTGTCTTGAGCAGTTGCAGGCGGCGCTGGAAGCCGAGCGGGAGGAGCTGCGCGAGGAGCTGATCTCCGAGGTCGGATGTCCGCGGTCACTGACGCACGGGCCGCAGCTGGACGCCCCCCTGTCCAACGCCCTGTCCTACCCGGCGAGGCTGATCGACGAGTTCCCCTGGGAGATCGACCTCGGCGACGCGATCGTCGAGGTTACCCATCAGCGGGCCTGGCGGCAGGTCTGGCACGAGCCGGTCGGGGTGGTCGGCGCGATCGTGCCCTGGAACTTCCCGTTCGAGGTGACGCTGAACAAGCTCGGCCAGGCCCTGGCCACCGGGAACACGGTCGTGGTGAAGCCGGCACCGGACACGCCGTTCAACGCGACACGGCTCGGGCGCCTGATTCTCGAACGCACGGACATCCCGCCTGGCGTCGTCAACTTCGTGACAGCGTCCGACCACCTTGTCGGCGAGGAGCTCACACTCTCACCGAAGGTGGACCTGATCTCCTTCACCGGCTCAACTGCCGTCGGGAAGCGAATCATGGAAAAGGGCGCCGCGACGATGAAGCGCCTGTTCCTGGAGCTCGGCGGCAAGTCGGCGACCATCGTGCTGGAGGATGCCGACCTCGCGGTGGCCTGCCGCAGCGGCATCGGCCCCTGCGTGCACGCCGGCCAGGGCTGCGCCATCCCCACCCGGATGCTGCTGCCTCGATCGCGTTACGCCGAGGGCGTCGCGATACTCAGGAACATGTACGAGAACATCGTGCCCGGTGATCCGCAGGACATCAGCTCCCTGTGCGGTCCGGTGATTTCGGCCAAGCAGCGCGAGCGGGTGGTCGGCTACATCCAGAAGGGCATCGACGAGGGCGCGACACTGCTGGTCGGAGGAACCAGCCCGCCGGCGGGCCGCGACAAGGGCTTCTACGTCAGCCCCACCCTGTTCGTCGACGTCGACAATGCGATGACGATCGCCCAGGAGGAGATCTTCGGCCCGGTGCTCGTCGTAATCCCGTTCGATGACGAGGACGATGCGGTCCGCATCGCGAACGACAGCGTCTACGGCCTTGCCGGGAACGTGATCTCCGGCTCGGTGGAGCACTCGTTGGCGGTCGCCCGCCGGGTGCGGACCGGCAGCATCGGCGTGAACGGTGCCGCCGCCTACGGGTCCGATCTGCCCTTCGGCGGCTACAAGGCCAGCGGCATCGGCCGTCAGAATGGCCACGCCGGGTTCCGGCAGTATCTGGAGACCAAGTCGGTCGCGCACCCGGGATACTGA
- a CDS encoding dihydrodipicolinate synthase family protein translates to MPSAQQAREWVADGGLHGIGDSLYTPFSGPDGDDIDYDAYRALVRYCVGDLGHPMLWLTSGLAEWWALTLDERKKLLEVAVEEARAVAPSTVIQACTIANSAKETVELTRHAQQAGADICFLQTPPMEVHGGEGLLRFFHYIADRTDIALGLFNSPSSGYVLTPADIGQIAAEIPAVCALKQGTMHYGESAAIHRAAPELFIWECDSIAYRAGMLQQGIVGAAQLGTAGYLFETPEKRMYTEYWTLIWEGKIVEALAYGKESGLDALYAEKGSWYTRFPGRPGYFTHWSEAYRYVATIMGMPMGDYPHGRPPQAVLPEAAKTQLRRAYENAGLVKQPAEV, encoded by the coding sequence TTGCCTTCCGCACAACAAGCACGGGAGTGGGTGGCCGACGGCGGCCTGCACGGGATCGGGGACTCGTTGTACACCCCGTTCAGCGGGCCTGACGGCGACGACATCGACTACGACGCCTACCGGGCCCTCGTGCGCTACTGCGTCGGCGACCTGGGGCACCCGATGCTCTGGCTGACCAGCGGCCTGGCCGAGTGGTGGGCGCTGACGCTCGACGAGCGCAAGAAGCTCCTCGAGGTCGCCGTCGAAGAGGCCCGGGCCGTCGCCCCGTCGACCGTCATCCAGGCCTGCACGATCGCGAACTCGGCGAAGGAGACCGTCGAGCTGACCCGGCACGCCCAGCAGGCCGGCGCCGACATCTGCTTCCTGCAGACCCCGCCGATGGAGGTCCACGGCGGCGAAGGCCTGCTGCGGTTCTTCCACTACATCGCCGACCGCACCGACATCGCCTTGGGCCTGTTCAACTCGCCGTCCTCGGGCTACGTGCTCACCCCGGCGGATATCGGCCAGATCGCCGCCGAGATCCCCGCGGTATGCGCGCTCAAGCAGGGCACGATGCACTACGGCGAGTCGGCGGCCATCCACCGGGCCGCGCCGGAGCTGTTCATCTGGGAGTGCGACTCGATCGCCTACCGGGCCGGGATGCTCCAGCAGGGCATCGTCGGCGCGGCGCAGCTCGGCACCGCCGGCTACCTGTTCGAGACCCCCGAGAAGCGCATGTACACGGAGTACTGGACGCTGATCTGGGAGGGGAAGATCGTCGAGGCGCTCGCCTACGGCAAGGAGTCCGGCCTCGACGCGCTCTACGCCGAGAAGGGCTCCTGGTACACCAGGTTCCCGGGCCGGCCTGGCTACTTCACCCACTGGTCCGAGGCCTACCGATACGTCGCGACGATCATGGGTATGCCCATGGGCGACTACCCGCACGGCCGTCCCCCGCAGGCGGTCCTGCCGGAGGCGGCAAAGACCCAGCTGCGACGTGCCTACGAGAATGCCGGCCTGGTCAAGCAGCCGGCGGAGGTCTGA
- a CDS encoding acyl-CoA dehydrogenase family protein, with product MLVELSPDQEFFRETTAKFLQEQVPAEAVRRLRDDPAGHDGEYWKRGADLGWTSLLVSEEAGGGSISGKGVVDLSLIAYEFGRHAAPGPLVPANVVAAALSEAGGADRADVIGELLSGAAVATWCLGEPPPHSRLGDIALEIRADGGDVVLNGVKRPVEAGGQAKYLLVTGRTGSGLTQVLVPADAAGVSIAPMRTVDLTRRFATVTFDGVRLPADAVLGEIGAADSQVERQLQLALTILCAEAVGAMQTGFDSAVAWAFDRYSFGRPLASYQALKHRYADMKVWLETAHALSDAAAAAVQDQAGDAAELVSIAKAFIGHYGGELLQECVQLHGGIGLTFEHDLHLFLRRTALNRMLLGTPAEHRARIAGLVELREGAA from the coding sequence ATGCTGGTGGAGTTGAGCCCGGACCAGGAGTTCTTCCGGGAGACGACCGCGAAGTTCCTCCAGGAGCAGGTTCCCGCGGAGGCGGTGCGGCGGCTGCGCGACGACCCCGCCGGCCACGACGGCGAGTACTGGAAGCGCGGCGCCGATCTGGGCTGGACGTCGTTGCTGGTCAGCGAGGAGGCCGGTGGCGGCAGCATCAGCGGGAAGGGCGTCGTCGACCTGTCGCTGATCGCGTACGAGTTCGGCCGGCACGCCGCGCCGGGGCCGCTTGTCCCGGCGAACGTCGTCGCCGCGGCGCTGAGCGAGGCCGGCGGCGCGGACCGCGCAGACGTCATCGGCGAGCTGCTGTCCGGCGCGGCGGTCGCAACGTGGTGCCTCGGCGAGCCGCCGCCGCACAGCCGGCTCGGGGACATCGCGCTCGAGATCCGCGCCGACGGCGGCGACGTTGTGCTGAACGGCGTCAAGCGTCCCGTCGAGGCCGGGGGCCAGGCGAAGTACCTGCTGGTGACCGGCCGGACCGGCAGCGGGCTGACTCAGGTGCTGGTGCCCGCCGACGCGGCCGGGGTGTCGATCGCCCCGATGCGCACCGTGGACCTGACCCGTCGGTTCGCCACCGTGACCTTCGACGGCGTTCGCCTGCCGGCCGACGCCGTCCTCGGCGAGATCGGCGCGGCCGACAGCCAGGTGGAACGCCAGCTCCAGCTTGCTCTGACCATCCTGTGCGCGGAGGCCGTCGGCGCGATGCAGACCGGCTTTGACAGCGCTGTCGCCTGGGCCTTCGACCGCTACAGCTTCGGTCGGCCGCTGGCCTCGTACCAGGCCCTCAAACACCGCTACGCCGACATGAAGGTCTGGCTGGAAACAGCCCACGCCCTCAGCGACGCGGCCGCGGCCGCCGTCCAGGACCAGGCCGGCGACGCGGCGGAGCTCGTCAGCATCGCCAAGGCGTTCATCGGCCACTACGGCGGCGAGCTGCTGCAGGAGTGCGTGCAGCTGCACGGCGGGATCGGGCTGACCTTCGAGCACGATCTGCACCTGTTCCTCCGGCGCACCGCGCTGAACCGGATGCTCCTCGGCACCCCCGCCGAGCACCGCGCGCGGATCGCCGGCCTTGTCGAACTGCGTGAGGGAGCGGCATGA
- a CDS encoding thiolase family protein, whose product MASDDVWILGISMTKFGKHPDKDVIDLAAEATMGALGDAGVTMREMGVMAFGSLLGRVAGQSLQKQIGQTGIPVYNVSNACATGATAIRVVSMAIKAGEVDYGIAVGVEKLSGAGLLTGGSRGGDSQTWQPSGRFGAVGPIDGRIGTETMPGVFAQIGLEYGHKYGGTSFELFAKISEKNHAHSTLNPLASYQKRFTLDQIMNDVMIAYPNTRPMCSANCDGAAAAVLVSGAKLRTLSLEQQRRAVKISASVLTTDPYEEACQVLPNINTLTRQAAAQAYEQAGIGPGELDLVELHDCFATAELVHYDNLMLCEQGGAVDFFNSGATWRDGRAPVNVSGGLESKGHPIAATGIANVWEIATHLRGEAGGRQLPNAKVGLAHVIGLGNACGVHILERAAA is encoded by the coding sequence ATGGCCAGCGACGACGTCTGGATCCTCGGCATCAGCATGACCAAGTTCGGCAAGCACCCCGACAAGGACGTGATCGACCTCGCGGCCGAGGCGACGATGGGGGCGCTTGGTGATGCCGGTGTCACCATGCGCGAGATGGGGGTCATGGCGTTCGGCTCGCTGCTCGGCCGGGTCGCCGGCCAGAGCCTGCAGAAGCAGATCGGCCAGACCGGGATCCCGGTCTACAACGTTTCGAACGCCTGCGCGACCGGCGCTACCGCGATCCGGGTCGTCAGCATGGCGATCAAGGCCGGGGAGGTCGACTACGGCATCGCGGTCGGCGTCGAGAAGCTCTCCGGTGCTGGCCTGCTCACCGGGGGCAGCCGTGGTGGCGACTCCCAGACGTGGCAGCCGTCGGGCCGGTTCGGCGCCGTCGGGCCGATCGACGGCCGGATCGGTACCGAGACGATGCCGGGCGTGTTCGCCCAGATCGGCCTGGAGTACGGGCACAAGTACGGCGGCACGTCCTTCGAGCTGTTCGCGAAGATCTCCGAGAAGAACCACGCGCACTCGACGCTGAACCCGCTGGCGTCCTACCAGAAGCGGTTCACTCTCGACCAGATCATGAACGATGTCATGATCGCCTACCCGAACACGCGGCCGATGTGCTCGGCGAACTGCGATGGCGCGGCGGCGGCCGTCCTCGTGTCCGGCGCGAAGCTGAGGACGCTCTCGCTGGAGCAGCAGCGGCGCGCGGTGAAGATCTCGGCGTCGGTCCTGACGACGGACCCGTACGAGGAGGCCTGCCAGGTCCTGCCGAACATCAACACGCTGACCCGGCAGGCGGCGGCCCAGGCCTACGAGCAGGCCGGTATCGGCCCGGGCGAGCTCGACCTCGTCGAGCTGCACGACTGTTTCGCCACCGCCGAGCTGGTGCACTACGACAACCTGATGCTGTGCGAGCAGGGCGGCGCGGTCGACTTCTTCAACTCGGGGGCGACCTGGCGCGACGGCAGGGCGCCCGTCAACGTCTCCGGCGGCCTGGAGTCGAAGGGCCACCCGATCGCGGCCACCGGGATCGCCAACGTCTGGGAGATCGCGACCCACCTGCGCGGCGAGGCCGGCGGCCGCCAGCTGCCGAACGCCAAGGTGGGCCTAGCCCACGTGATCGGCCTCGGGAACGCCTGCGGCGTCCACATCCTCGAGCGTGCCGCCGCCTGA
- a CDS encoding amidohydrolase family protein, producing the protein MTTDLRGVPIFDADNHLYETREALTKFLPDRYKGAIDYVDVRGRTKIMVRGKVSEYIPNPTFDVVARPGAQEDYYRKGNPEGKSRREIFGKPVRAIPAWREPAPRLELMDEQGIDRTLLFPTLASLVEERMKDDLNLTHAAVHALNQWMLETWTFNYADRIFPTPVITLPIVDKAIEELDWVVANGAKVVLIRPAPVPAAVGSRSFAFPEFDPFWARVVEHDVLVAMHASDSGYNLYANAWMGNNQEMLPFQPQAFRMLHQSRAIEDAVSAFICHGALSRFPALRVAVIENGGTWAAPLLKKLADLYKKMPQDFLEDPVAVFKRQIHISPFWEEDMGALTQLIGEDNVLFGSDYPHPEGLAHPPSYVEEIHGVSDEVVRKIMGGNLARLMRVPDSVVR; encoded by the coding sequence ATGACGACAGATCTGCGGGGCGTCCCGATCTTCGACGCGGACAATCACCTGTACGAGACCAGGGAGGCGCTCACCAAGTTCCTGCCCGACCGCTACAAGGGCGCGATCGACTACGTCGACGTCCGCGGCCGCACGAAGATCATGGTCCGGGGGAAGGTCTCGGAGTACATCCCCAACCCGACCTTCGACGTCGTCGCCCGGCCCGGCGCCCAGGAGGACTACTACCGGAAGGGCAACCCGGAGGGGAAAAGCCGCCGGGAGATCTTCGGCAAGCCGGTCCGCGCTATTCCGGCCTGGCGTGAGCCGGCGCCGCGCCTCGAGCTCATGGACGAGCAGGGCATCGACCGGACCCTGCTGTTCCCGACGCTGGCAAGCCTCGTCGAGGAACGCATGAAGGACGACCTGAACCTCACCCACGCGGCGGTCCATGCGCTCAACCAGTGGATGCTCGAGACCTGGACCTTCAACTACGCCGACCGCATCTTCCCCACCCCGGTCATCACGCTGCCGATCGTCGACAAGGCGATCGAGGAGCTCGACTGGGTCGTCGCGAACGGCGCGAAGGTCGTCCTCATCCGGCCAGCGCCCGTGCCCGCGGCGGTCGGCTCCCGCTCGTTCGCCTTTCCCGAGTTCGACCCCTTCTGGGCCAGGGTCGTCGAACACGACGTCCTCGTCGCCATGCACGCGTCCGACTCCGGCTACAACCTCTATGCCAACGCGTGGATGGGCAACAACCAGGAGATGCTGCCGTTCCAGCCGCAGGCCTTCCGGATGCTCCACCAGTCACGCGCGATCGAGGACGCGGTCTCGGCCTTCATCTGCCACGGTGCGCTGTCGCGCTTCCCGGCGCTGCGGGTCGCCGTCATCGAGAACGGCGGCACCTGGGCTGCCCCGCTGCTGAAGAAGCTCGCCGATCTCTACAAGAAGATGCCGCAGGACTTCCTTGAGGACCCGGTGGCGGTCTTCAAGCGCCAGATCCACATCAGCCCCTTCTGGGAAGAGGACATGGGGGCGCTCACGCAGCTGATCGGCGAGGACAACGTCCTGTTCGGCTCCGACTACCCGCACCCCGAGGGCCTCGCCCACCCGCCGTCCTACGTCGAGGAGATCCACGGCGTCTCCGACGAGGTCGTCCGCAAGATCATGGGTGGCAACCTGGCGCGCCTGATGCGCGTGCCGGACAGCGTCGTGCGCTGA